The nucleotide sequence ataatacattgcgtacatttcaAGCATTGTAGGTCCATGGTAGCGTACCTGGGGACGGATAAAACGTGAAGTAGGCGCCTAACTAATGCAATGGTCCACATGAAGAGAATCGACCAATGGAGAGCTGACTCGTCGGGTCAAATCTTAGTCCAACATCGAAATCGCGTGATAATTCCTCAAATTTttaatttgtctttttttgtgcattttgatGAAGATGAGTGGGGAGCGACAGCTtagtaatattgcccttaataataccaatgttTTGTTCTTTGATAATaccaatgtttttttaaattatacATTCCAGCACCGCCTCAGGTCTCGACGCCTCGTCTCCTCGGTTTTGAGGAAGGCACCACAGCAAAGCTGAAGTGTACAGTGAAGAACTTCTCCGGACAAAGTGTGAGTCAAGTTTTCGATCGAAACGAGTAGCCCTGATCATGACCGGGCTGAAATTATTAATCCAGAATATATTCAATGATAACCAAACACTCATCCAATTTGAAACGAGTCCATGGAATGCATATTTCTcccattaaaggggtacgccgttcatatACTATATCTGCTGTTGGTCAAACTATATCTAGTTCCTGCTTCTAGCGCCAGGCGACGCCCCCCATGTGTcgactgggtttgtcatatgagaatactacaaggtacatgtaggtgattGTTTCAATCGTCgcaaatctgaagaaaaacacTGCCAAGCCACGGCAGTGGCGTGTGTCATTTTCACGAAACGATCACTGTAATCTTATCTCGACTTCACTTGATTCTAGATTATGTGGCTGAAACGTCCAAAAATCGAAGCCGTCTCTTCGGATCTGTTGAGCATCGGAAAGACAATTTACTTCAAAGACACAAAATCGAAATACAAGGTCGAAGTAGAAAACGTTGATGACAGCACCCGGGAAGTTACTCTCACGATAAATTCCATCCTGCCGGAGGATGCTGGGAACTTTGCATGCAGCGTGCAGGTCTTGGGGATGGATTTCAACGACTACCCGAGCTCTGAGGTCACAGTGACCGTTAAGGAGAAGGAGATACCTAAACCGAAGCAGTGTAAGTTTGTAAAAGGTGTTGCAAAGATGCGGGCCAAAGATAcagaataaaatattcaaatatttacTATTTTCAATGATAAATATCGTTTTAACACCTGGCCAAACCCAGCAGCAAACTTGTTTGATCTACAGCTTCTGATTTAAGTCCTCCAGGTGTTCAGTTTAAGCGAAAACGGCAGCTTTGTTCGATTTTTGTAGCAATCTTCTTTTCGATTTGAAGCAAGATTGCAAGGAATCCTGAAGCATAATTTTCGGAATGGTCGAGTATGGTTTTAAGAGGCCGATTTAAATCCAAAGAAAACTTTGATCACAGGAAAGCATTTTCTGGCTCAGGACTGTCAAAATGTGGTTAGACTAAGATCCCTTTTTCTTTCTGTACACTTTGAAAAATTCTTCATTTAAGGTTACTGGAAGGCCTTTGAAAATAGTCGTCTGCCCAATGTCTCAAGTGCGCAGTACCGGAAGATTGTCGGACCCCCATCCACATTGGAGTGCATGGCACGCTGCAGGAATGAACCCGGATGCAAGTCAATAAGTTATAACTCGAAAGCTTTCACATGTTACGTGATGCAAGTCTCATCAGGCGGTGATATGTCGAAGATCGGACCAGTCAGGAATTTTCTCTACGCTGAATTGTTTTGTTGATTGCAATTTTATCAATAAAGAAT is from Lineus longissimus chromosome 18, tnLinLong1.2, whole genome shotgun sequence and encodes:
- the LOC135502409 gene encoding hemicentin-1-like, yielding MATLTLFLALVVVAYARGESGILHPGPRTVSATPGQKVVLDCVIVDAGGDKVLWMKGDDKEVVAINGMQLMIEPNINVVTIDTNEGTNYQLTINKFSGQYADVYYCLLDRGEADWNSKQKAVFTVQADVPESPPQVSTPRLLGFEEGTTAKLKCTVKNFSGQSIMWLKRPKIEAVSSDLLSIGKTIYFKDTKSKYKVEVENVDDSTREVTLTINSILPEDAGNFACSVQVLGMDFNDYPSSEVTVTVKEKEIPKPKQCYWKAFENSRLPNVSSAQYRKIVGPPSTLECMARCRNEPGCKSISYNSKAFTCYVMQVSSGGDMSKIGPVRNFLYAELFC